The sequence CGCCTGATAGCGAAGCATGGGGTTCTGCACCCCCTGTTAATCGAATGAACTTTACAAAAAAAGATTTATAATATTTGGGAGTTAACGGATCCTTGGTGATCCCGTGCTGACCATCAGCAACGAAGGTACGTGTCCTGCGCCTGTCCGCTCGCGACGGTGCCGACCCCGGTGAACGGGGTTCTGTGACCGGCCGTACAGATCCATAGTCGGGTGTGCGTGGAAAGGGAAGGCAAAGACACGAGGAGAACCCTCGGGATGACCTCCTGCTTTCCGGCCCAAAAGCCCGCTCTTACGAGAGATGGTCCGGCCGCAAGACCGGATTCACCGACACGGCGGGACGAGTGGGATCATCCCGTGTCGGCCAACTAGTCATCCCCTGTCTGGCATCGGGAACCCATCATCCCGGGTCCCGAGCACAATACTTTTTCACCAGACGCCGCTTTTCTCCCGGGAGGGACCGCACGAGTCTCAAAGGTAGTCTACGGATCCCCATCGCGGGAGTTCCGGTCCGGCATGATACCACAACGGTGAACGGAGGGAAGGTGCATCACCGGGCCTTCGCGGGGGCTGTATCTCCAGGGAGCGCGAGCACCGGAGGTCCGGGTTGGTGGGAGGCCGGGTACGATGTGAGCCCCTCCGCGCCGGGGGCCTTCCTGGGGTGGTCTCACGAGAAGACAAGGTGTTATTGTGCATGAACGCCAATACCTCTCTCAAGAACTGGTGTAATAGTATCATGACCTTCAAGTATGGGGATGCGGTACAACAGGCGCGGGTGCGCCCCGGGATGACGGTCGGCGAACTCGTCGATGAACTTGGGAAAGCCGGAGCCTACAACGGGGGATCCCTGTGGCAGGCGGTCAACATCTACGAGCGGATGCTCCGTGACGAGGAGGCGCTGAAGTTCTTCGGCCTCTCGGGCGCCATGGTGCCCGGCGGGATGGGGGGCATCGTCGCCGACCTCATCAGGCGGGGGCACATCGACGTCCTGGTCTCGACCGGGGCGAACCTCACCCACGACACCATCGAGGCGATCGGTTGCCACCACTACCACGGGACCTGCGAGGTCTCCGATACCGAACTCTGCGAGGAGGGGATCAACCGGATCTACGATATCTTCCTCCCAAATGAAGCGTTCATCAGGTTCGAAGAGTTCATGCAGGACGTCTACTCGTCGCTCCCGGAAGGCTCGACGGTCTCGATCTCCGAACTCCTCAACCGGATCGGGAGCAGGCTTGATTCCGGGATCCTTGCCGAGGCGGCAAAGGCCGGGGTGCCGGTCTACTGCCCCGCCATCCAGGACTCCATGATCGGGCTGCAGTACTGGCTCTTCTCCCAGATGCATAAGGTCGTTGTCAGCGCTTTCGGGGACATGCACGAACTCCTCGACCGGTGCTTTGAGGCCGAACGGGCCGGGGCCGTCTTCGTGGGCGGCGGTGTCCCGAAGAACTACATCCTGCAGAGCAAACTGATGACCGAGAGCGGGTTTGACTACGCGGTGCAGCTCACCGGCGACCGGCCCGACCTCGGCGGGCTCTCGGGCGCGACGCTCGATGAGGCCCGTTCGTGGGGCAAACTCACCGGGGAAGCCCGGGCGGTGACGGTCTATGGTGATGCGACCATCAACCTCCCGATGCTCGTGGCCGCAACCCTCGAGAGGCTGGAAGGATGACCGAGCTCATCCTCGCCCTTGATCTGCTCGACCGAAAGCAGGCCGCGAGAGTCGCGGAGTCCTGTGCACCCTTCATCGACGCGGTCAAGGTCGGCTACCCGCTCGTCCTCGCGACAGGCCTATCTATCGTCGATGACCTCTCCGGACTCGGCCTCCCGCTCATCGCCGACTTCAAGGTCGCGGATATCCCGAACACCAACCGCCTCATCTCAGAAGCGGTCTTCTCGGCCGGGTTTGACGCCATCATCGCCCACGGGTTCGTGGGAGCCGATGCGGCGCGGGCCTGCGTTGAGGTGGCGCACAACCACGGCGGGGCCGCCTACATCGTCGCGGAGATGAGCCACCCCGGGGCGACCGAGTTCTTCCATGGAGGTGTGGCCGAGCGGCTGGCGACGCTCGCCGTCTCCTGCCGGGCCGACGGCATCATCGCCCCTGCCACCCGCCCGGACCGGATCAGCAGGCTCCGCGAGATCGTCGGTGAGAAGACGATCTACTCCCCCGGCGTTGGGGCGCAGGGCGGCGACCTCGATACGGTGGCCCGGCTGGTCGACGGGGTCATCGTGGGCAGGAGTATCTACGAGGCTGAGGATCCGGCTGCCGAAGCCGAGCGCCTCTCCCGCATCCGCCGGTGATGAGTTCTCCGTTCCGATCCCCCGGGATATGACGAACCCTATGAGTGGTCTGAGGCGGATGCGGCCCATCCCGCATCTTAAGGGTTATATATTCTCCTGCAGACACTGGTACCATGAACTGGAGTCCGGAACAGCTGAGACTGGCGGAAAAATACCGGAGCCTCGACGAAATCCCCGTAGAAGAACGGCGGTACAAGTGCCACACGTGCCACTTCGTCGTGGACGAGACCCCCTGTCCTCACTGCGGCGAGAGGTCGCTTGAGACCATGTGCCCGCTCGACCACTGCGACTGCCACCACTCCATCGTCGAGAGTATCGAGTACTGCCCGCTCTGTGGCCATGCCGTCTGTCCCGAGTGCGGGAGCCACGACGTCGTGCAGATCAGCAGAGTGACCGGGTATCTCCAGGATGTCGCGGGCTGGAACGCGGGCAAACAGCAGGAACTGAAAGATAGAACCCGCTACCCGGTCGTATGAGATATTTCATCCGGGACACCACTCTTTTCCTCCGCGGCCGGTTCCGGGCTGCCAGCACCGGCATCAACGGCGGTATCGCCGACGTCACGACAGTCCTGAACCACACAGTGCCGCGCGACTTTGATGACGACCCGCCGCGTTACCTTGACCTTCTCACTGCCCGGCACGGCCTCTCGCGAGAGTATTTCGGGCTCCTGACCGCCGTTCGGATGCGCCACCTCTGCGTGCTCCAGTACGACTTCGTCACGGTCTTTATCACAGCGGGAGTGACCAACCCGACGCGTCATGATCCTGACAGCCCGCATACCATCAACATCATCGTCTACAGCCGGGAGGGGATGAGTGATGCGGCGCTTCTTGAGACGATCATCACGACAACCGGGGCAAAGGCCCAGGCGCTCCACGATCTCGGATACGATTTCCCCGGCACCACCACCGATGCGGTCGCCGTCGCATGTGACCGTGACACCGCGAGCGCGCACACCTATGCCGGGACGCTGACCGAGGTCGGCCGGCGCGTCCATGCGGCAGTCCTCTACGGCGTCCCGGAGGCCCTCGCGCGGCAACAGGGGAAAGTCCGCCGGAGCGAACCGTCGTTCTTCATCTACAGCCGCTACGGCGGAGACCACTGGGTGGAGTGGCAGAAAGAGGGGTGCCCCTACTACCCCTGCCATTTTCCGGGGCAGCGGTGCGATTACTGTTACTGTCCCTACTACCCCTGCGTCGATGAGGAACTCGGGGAATGGGTTGAGAGTTCAAGCGGCGGCAGGGTTTGGGGCTGTGCCGGATGTACGCTCCTGCACGTCCCGGAGGTCGCAGACTACCTAAAAAGAAATCCCGAGGCCACCCTTGCTGAGCTCAAGCGCCTCCGGGACAAACGGTAATCAATCTGTCGTGCTTCAGGCTTCGGCGATGCCAAGAGCTGAGAGCATCTCTTCAAGAGGGACGCCGTGAACCTGAGCGGCTTCCCGGATCGTCTCGCTGTTTGCGATGGCACAGCCAAGGCAACCCATCCCAAACCGGAAGAGTACCTGTGCCGATTCGGGCTTCTCCCGGAGGAGGTCCGCGATTGTACTGTCCGCATTTAATACCATACACCTGATGTTGTCCCTGCCTCTATATATACGTTGAAGGAGCGGGCGCGCATATCCCCTGATTCTGCCGCGGACTGCAAAACGGCGCATCCGGCCGCCTCTGCCGGCGACGGCGCAACCCTGCCGCGGCCCATGCCCCGTCACCGGGCCGGGCCCACACATCCCGGCATCACCGCCGCACGCATGCCGCGCTCTCGCCGGGTCGGCCGCACACCCCGGTCTTCAGAGCAGGTGATCCCGGGAGTTCACTTTCACCCCGCACGCCCCAGTCTTAATACTGTATTGATGTCAACTACAGACTGGAGATGTATGTATGAACCTATCAGAGGTAACAGAGAGAATCTCCCGGAAACTTGAAGCAAAAGGCGCACAGCCCGATCGGCAGAAGATCGAATCACGCCTCCGCCGTCTTGTCGAGGAGTTTGGTGTCAATATCACCGAGGCCGAACGGACAGTGACGAGTGATCTCGCGCGCGAATACAACCTCACCGGTGTCGGGGGTTCCTCCACGGAACTCCGCCCGATAAACGAGATCGTTCCCGGTGAGTGGGTAACGATCGAGGGGAAGATCGTTTCCCTGACCCCGTCGCTCTCACCCTCGATCGCGCAGAGCGGGATCATCGCCGACTCGAGCGGCGCCATACGCTTCGTGACCTGGACCCGGGCAAACGCCCCCGCGATGGAGTACGGCCACTGGTACCGGATCGAGTCAGCGGTCGTCGATGAGTACAAAGGCTCGCCGAACCTGAAGATCCACTCGGGCACCACCATCTCGCAGATGGAGAAGGATATCCCGCTCCTCCCTTCGATCACACCAACTGCGGAGCTGAAACCCGGGGTGGGGAGTGTGCGGGCCAAGGTCATCCAGGACTGGGAAGTCTCCCACGAACGGATGCTCCAGACCGGGCTGCTCGGCGATGAGAGCGGCACCATCAAGTTCGTCATCTGGAAAGACGAGGGCAAGGAGAAACTGGAGCTCGATACCGTCTACAATATCTTCTACGCTACCGTCGATGAGTACAACGGCAGGCTCTCCCTCTCCCTGAACACCGCCATGTACATCGCAGATGAGGGCGATATCGAGGTCGGGCGGAACAAGACCGAGATCCAGGGTGCTCTCGTCCATGTTGCGCCCGGGTCGGGCCTCATTAAGCGCTGCCCTGTTGAGGGGTGCAACCGGACCCTCTCCCGGCAGAACTACTGCCCGGTGCACGAGATCCAGCCCAACTTCCGGTACGACCTCCGCCTGAAAGGAGTCCTGGACGATGGGCAGCGTGCCAGGAACGTCCTGATGCAGCGTGACCTCGTTGAGAAACTGGTCGGGATCACCCTCGACGAGGCTATCGGTATCGCGGAGTCAAACCCGCTCGGCATGGACGAGATCTTCTACCGCGTCAGGAACGCGGTGCTCGGGCGTTACTACACCTGCAGCGGTGGTGAGTTCGCCGGCAGGCTGCTTGTCGACTCCTGTATTCCGGTCACGTTCAAGCCCGAGGAACTGGCTGCACTGCTGAACCGTGCCGGGGGTGAGGCAGCATGAAACCGCAGAGCGCATTCGAGCGTGAGCCGGCGCGCAGGGTCTTCGCATCCGAGTTCCGCGAGACGCGGTACCAGTTCAAGGAGAGCGACGACGAAAAAAGCCCGAACTACGTCATCTTCCCAACCGGTATCAGGAGCAACCGCATCTTCATCGTGGGAACTCTCACCGAGAAGCAGCGGCAGGGCGACCAGAACATCTTCTACCGTGGACGGGTGGTCGACCCGACGGGCACCTTCTTCATCATGGCAGGGTCGTACCGGCCCGAGGCGATGCAGCAGCTTGCCCGGATCGAGCCGCCTGCATTCGTCGCCGTCGTCGGCAAGCCGAACCTCTACACGACACCGGACGGGACCTGCCTGGTCTCGGTCAGTGCGGAGTCGATATCGGTTGTGGACCGGGAGACCCGCGACCTCTGGGTGCTGGATACCGCCCGCGAGACGCTGGACCGCCTGGATGTCTTTGGGACCACCGAGGATTCCCGCAAGGCCCTGGAGGAGTACGGGACGCAGCCTGATATCTACAGGAAGATCGTCTACGACGCGCTCACCCAGGTCCAGTTATAGACCGCGCTCTTACTCCCAAAAACTTATTTTTGACCGGATTCCCGGCAGAGGAACCTCATCGCCGCCCTCCGGCCCGGTAGTGCTCCAGCATATAACCGATAATTGATCTCAGAGGATCCGACTGAATTACGTTGCGCACCAACCCACGTTCATGACAAAAAATAACCCGGGGAGAAGATTTCCATTATCGGGTTCTGGCGAAGCCCTATTCTGGCTGTCATTCTTCCCTGACGAGATTGGTGCCGGACCTGGCCTGAAGTTCGACCTTTTTCTTCTCAAGCATGTCCTCATGCCGTGGACCGTGGTGGCTATCGCCATGGGGGTGGGGCTGACGGGGAGGGGTCTCCCCCCCCATCTTGCGCAAAGAACCGCACACTCATCACCCCACCCCGCCCGGCCTCCGGCCTCCTCCCCCGCCCCCTGGGGCGGGGGCAGTCATGGCGATACCCAAGGGAAAGCCGTGCCCCGGATTGCAATCAATCGGGAACACCCAGACGAGATCTCAACAAAGTTTGGTATCAGTTGTTTCGTAGGGCACTACTGTATCATTTCATCTAATATTGTCCATGCAATACCATCTCACGCGAAGGGCGCGAAGCCGCGAAGTTCGGTTGCTGGGCGGCAGAGTCCCCTTCGCGTTCTTCGCGTCTTCGCGCGAGGTGGCGATCGCTCGCCCCGCATCAGGACCCGCAACATAAGGTGAAACGGTCCACTACCCTCCTGCCCTGATGGACGAACCACCGGGACTTACTCCGTGGGTTCCTCCGCCGCCTCCTGTCTGGCCCTCTTCCACGTCCCCTTCAATTCAGGATAGTCATTGAGGATCTTGCTGACCGTGCTCCTGCTCACGCCAAACATCCTGCAGATCTGGCTGATGCTCGTCCCGGAGCGCCGTATTGTGATGAGGGCTTCCACCTGGCCGTCGTTGAGCGCCCGCGGACGCCCTATGGGCCGCCCTCCTTCCTTCTTCGCCTTCTTCGACGCCGGGACGACGGTCTTCAAGGCGCTCTCCCGGTACCGGTCCATATACGCGATGAAGTTACCGATGGCCTCCCTCCGGAGTTCCGGGTCGTCCCGGGACCCGAAGAAATCATCGCTCACGAAGTAAACCGTATATTGCTCGTTGAGGTCTTTGAGCGTTGCAAGCCCGATATCCATATCCCTGGCAAGGCTGGCAAGGTCGTAGATGATGATGGCAGAACAGTTGTTGGCGGTGCAGTACTCCAGCATCTCCGTAAAGGCCTTTCTCTTCCCGGGAGGCGTTGCATTCGCCCGGTGATCATGGAAGATCTCGACGACCTGAAAGCGGTATTTAGAGTAGTTTTCGACTTCATTCTTTTGTGCTGCAAAATCTCCCTTCTTTCTTGTATTCAAGTATGCCACGGCATCTTTTTTCATCAGTTTATGATACCATATAATCGTATAAATGGTTTTTGAAGGTGCATAAATGGTGCTTTTCCAGTGCACATCATACGATTTGGCGTGTTTACGGGCACTTTGTCGATGATGTATGAAAACGGATCCGGAGACAACCTCCCCTGAGGCGATCGCACGGGGATGGACCCTCTGGTAGCGCCCCGGCATATGCCCAACAATCCACCTCAGGATTCTGGACAATAGGAGGTTCCGGACTGTTCCCCGCCTCACCCGGGCAGTGGACCGTGGTGGGAATCGCCCCGGGGGTGGGGACCGGCGAGGGGGCTCGCCCCCATGAGCGCTAACTTTAGCCATGAGAATTCGAGCGGATAATGCCCTATTCGGTGAAATAGGGCCGATTTGGTGAGATATCGGCCACACGATCCCGGTGGTGTGCGGCAATGGTCCTCCTCCGCTGAAAACGATAGGGATCAGGGAAATCTCATGGGAAACGGATTGCCTTGGGGCAGAGATGAGAACTCGCCGATTGCCTGGTACTTGCCGGTATCACCGAGAATGCATTCCACCCAGCTGGTAAGTTAACGCCTATGGGGCTTGCCCCCTCCCCGCAGGCGGCGGAAACCGTGACAGAAACCACTGGAGAACTACTGCACAAACCGCGATCAGGTGACCTCCCGGGCACGGGTTCCCGCGGGGTGAGGGGCTCGAAGAGCGCCGCAGGCAAAAAGAGAGACGAGATTACTTCTGCAGGGCCCCGGGAGACTCCCACCGGTCGAGCACGTCCTGCCCTTCGACGAAGACGAGCCCGTGCTTCCGTGCGTAGTCCATCGCATCCTCCTTCGTGAGCGCAAGCCCGGTCTCGTCGTCCAGCATCTCGCAGATGGTGACCGCGGGGGTGATCCCGGCCATGACTGCGAGCGCGATCGAGAGTTCGGTCTGCCCGCGCCGTTCATCGAGCAGCCGGTCGGCCGCCCGCAGGAGTGCAACGTGACCGGGCGTCCGGAAGTGCGCCGCGAAGTTGTGCCCGCCACCGTTGAGCGACCGCTTCACCTCATCTGCAACAGCGGTGATCGTCAGGGCGCGATCCCGGTCCGTGATACCGGTGTAGGTCTCCCGGTGGTTCACCCAGAGCGAGAACGACGAATGGTTCTTCTTATCATACGGGATCTCGCCGTCCTTCTCGACGAGGCCGCAGCCGCGCAGGACATCGTGCGCGAACGGGAGGCCGAGCTTTTTTGCGGCATCGGGGTGCACCGCGGTGCAGATCAATCCGCCGCCGTCTTTACGCATCTGCCTGATGTGGGCGGGCGTGACAGCGTCTGAGCGGATCGCGAAATCAGTCTCGCGTTCCCGGTTGTCAAAGTCGTACAACAGGATGAATTCGCCCTTTGCCAGGGCCTCTATGGCTGCATCAATCATAGGTAATCTCCACCTCGATCATATCGTTATCGTTCAGGTCCAGGGCTTTGCGGAGTTCGCACCCGGCAATGACCTCGATGATATCCTCAGGGTAGTGGGTGCGAGAGGGCTCGACGATCGCGCAGACTTCGCCCCTGATCCGGCAGGGGAGTGTCCTGACACCACCAAACGTCCTCTCATCAGCGGTGAACCCTGGAACCTCGATCCACCCGATGTGTTCGAGTTGTTTGCGGACCTGAATGCTTGCCGGATCGAGCCTGATGTTCAGGGTGCCGGGGAAGGGTTCAAAATCGAGATGCTTGCCGAACTGCTCTTTGTAGTGGGGGATGCTCATGTAGTAGCGCCCCTCCCCAAGCCCGCTGATCACGGTCCCGGTCAGGGAATACTGCTTGCGTTTCGGGTTGAATATCCTGATATAATCTGCATACTCCCGCCTCAGTTCCTGCTCGCCCGCCCTCGTGACGGCGACATGCTGGCCGTCGGGCTTCATCGACCTGATGATGAACTGCTGCCGCTCAAGCGCGATCAGGCGCCGTGAGGCGGTCTGGGGACTGATGCCCAGTTCATTGCCAAGCGACTGCGATGAGAGCCATATCGGACCTTTGCACCCGCCAAGCAGGGCGATCGTTTTCAAGGACTGCAGATCTTCCGCTTCAACCATTGTACCATAATTGAGATGCATACTATATACGGGTTGCGCAACGATACCGGACCGGCGGTCTTCGTGAAATGTCGAAGTCTGATACGCTAATTTTATAAGTCCGGGTGTTAACCTTACCTGCATGAAATCCGGGGTGCGGCATCAACTTGCCGAGAAGATGGCAGGC is a genomic window of Methanoculleus bourgensis MS2 containing:
- a CDS encoding deoxyhypusine synthase, translated to MTFKYGDAVQQARVRPGMTVGELVDELGKAGAYNGGSLWQAVNIYERMLRDEEALKFFGLSGAMVPGGMGGIVADLIRRGHIDVLVSTGANLTHDTIEAIGCHHYHGTCEVSDTELCEEGINRIYDIFLPNEAFIRFEEFMQDVYSSLPEGSTVSISELLNRIGSRLDSGILAEAAKAGVPVYCPAIQDSMIGLQYWLFSQMHKVVVSAFGDMHELLDRCFEAERAGAVFVGGGVPKNYILQSKLMTESGFDYAVQLTGDRPDLGGLSGATLDEARSWGKLTGEARAVTVYGDATINLPMLVAATLERLEG
- the pyrF gene encoding orotidine-5'-phosphate decarboxylase, with translation MTELILALDLLDRKQAARVAESCAPFIDAVKVGYPLVLATGLSIVDDLSGLGLPLIADFKVADIPNTNRLISEAVFSAGFDAIIAHGFVGADAARACVEVAHNHGGAAYIVAEMSHPGATEFFHGGVAERLATLAVSCRADGIIAPATRPDRISRLREIVGEKTIYSPGVGAQGGDLDTVARLVDGVIVGRSIYEAEDPAAEAERLSRIRR
- the nrdD gene encoding anaerobic ribonucleoside-triphosphate reductase; translated protein: MNWSPEQLRLAEKYRSLDEIPVEERRYKCHTCHFVVDETPCPHCGERSLETMCPLDHCDCHHSIVESIEYCPLCGHAVCPECGSHDVVQISRVTGYLQDVAGWNAGKQQELKDRTRYPVV
- a CDS encoding adenosylcobinamide amidohydrolase, yielding MRYFIRDTTLFLRGRFRAASTGINGGIADVTTVLNHTVPRDFDDDPPRYLDLLTARHGLSREYFGLLTAVRMRHLCVLQYDFVTVFITAGVTNPTRHDPDSPHTINIIVYSREGMSDAALLETIITTTGAKAQALHDLGYDFPGTTTDAVAVACDRDTASAHTYAGTLTEVGRRVHAAVLYGVPEALARQQGKVRRSEPSFFIYSRYGGDHWVEWQKEGCPYYPCHFPGQRCDYCYCPYYPCVDEELGEWVESSSGGRVWGCAGCTLLHVPEVADYLKRNPEATLAELKRLRDKR
- a CDS encoding DUF1858 domain-containing protein, encoding MVLNADSTIADLLREKPESAQVLFRFGMGCLGCAIANSETIREAAQVHGVPLEEMLSALGIAEA
- a CDS encoding nucleotide-binding protein, with the protein product MNLSEVTERISRKLEAKGAQPDRQKIESRLRRLVEEFGVNITEAERTVTSDLAREYNLTGVGGSSTELRPINEIVPGEWVTIEGKIVSLTPSLSPSIAQSGIIADSSGAIRFVTWTRANAPAMEYGHWYRIESAVVDEYKGSPNLKIHSGTTISQMEKDIPLLPSITPTAELKPGVGSVRAKVIQDWEVSHERMLQTGLLGDESGTIKFVIWKDEGKEKLELDTVYNIFYATVDEYNGRLSLSLNTAMYIADEGDIEVGRNKTEIQGALVHVAPGSGLIKRCPVEGCNRTLSRQNYCPVHEIQPNFRYDLRLKGVLDDGQRARNVLMQRDLVEKLVGITLDEAIGIAESNPLGMDEIFYRVRNAVLGRYYTCSGGEFAGRLLVDSCIPVTFKPEELAALLNRAGGEAA
- a CDS encoding RPA family protein, giving the protein MKPQSAFEREPARRVFASEFRETRYQFKESDDEKSPNYVIFPTGIRSNRIFIVGTLTEKQRQGDQNIFYRGRVVDPTGTFFIMAGSYRPEAMQQLARIEPPAFVAVVGKPNLYTTPDGTCLVSVSAESISVVDRETRDLWVLDTARETLDRLDVFGTTEDSRKALEEYGTQPDIYRKIVYDALTQVQL
- a CDS encoding helix-turn-helix domain-containing protein → MKKDAVAYLNTRKKGDFAAQKNEVENYSKYRFQVVEIFHDHRANATPPGKRKAFTEMLEYCTANNCSAIIIYDLASLARDMDIGLATLKDLNEQYTVYFVSDDFFGSRDDPELRREAIGNFIAYMDRYRESALKTVVPASKKAKKEGGRPIGRPRALNDGQVEALITIRRSGTSISQICRMFGVSRSTVSKILNDYPELKGTWKRARQEAAEEPTE
- the ribB gene encoding 3,4-dihydroxy-2-butanone-4-phosphate synthase, yielding MIDAAIEALAKGEFILLYDFDNRERETDFAIRSDAVTPAHIRQMRKDGGGLICTAVHPDAAKKLGLPFAHDVLRGCGLVEKDGEIPYDKKNHSSFSLWVNHRETYTGITDRDRALTITAVADEVKRSLNGGGHNFAAHFRTPGHVALLRAADRLLDERRGQTELSIALAVMAGITPAVTICEMLDDETGLALTKEDAMDYARKHGLVFVEGQDVLDRWESPGALQK
- a CDS encoding DUF120 domain-containing protein, yielding MVEAEDLQSLKTIALLGGCKGPIWLSSQSLGNELGISPQTASRRLIALERQQFIIRSMKPDGQHVAVTRAGEQELRREYADYIRIFNPKRKQYSLTGTVISGLGEGRYYMSIPHYKEQFGKHLDFEPFPGTLNIRLDPASIQVRKQLEHIGWIEVPGFTADERTFGGVRTLPCRIRGEVCAIVEPSRTHYPEDIIEVIAGCELRKALDLNDNDMIEVEITYD